CATGAAGCCCCCTTGAGATGAGATTTCCCTTACCTCTAAGGTAATAAGATCCCTCAGAGACGATGAGGTAGATAGGTCCGAGGTGGACGCGTGGTGACACGTGCAGCTGACGGATACTAATCGATCGATGACTTATCTAAATTGAAAAGCGAAAGCGACTGTTCAGATCCGATTGGCTAAGCAAGCTCGCAGGAAGGCTGGGGTTTTTCAGCCTGGATGAGAGATCGCTTAGATCACGAGGATCTAGGAGCTGCAGCTAGACATACAACTATGAGGTTCGTTTGAATGTGCACTTATCCAGTTTTGAGGGTTCACCTCAACAATCCAAATGATGTGGTAGTAACGGCGAAGAGGTCACACCTGTTCCCATGCCGAACACAGCAGTTAAGCTCTTCAGCGCCGATGGTAGTCGGGTCGATCCCCGTGAGAGTAGGACGCTGCCACATCACAATGTAAGCTTTGGACTTTATCCAAAGCTTTTTCTTATGGTTGAAAATATCCTCCAGCAGCTAAAAGTTTTATATTATTTCACCTTTCCTGTAAACTATATGTAAACTCTTTATTCCAATAATAAAGGTTTCGGCTGCTGTTTCATTTAATACAGTAGAAAATACATAGCACAAGTTAGAAAGACTACTTAGAAGAGAGGAGTTATTATGGCAAAGCTTGTAAGAAAACATGATACGTATTTAAATTGGAAATATGCGGTCTACCTCATTTTTATCCCATTAGGCTTTTATTTACTTTCTCAACAAGACCAAGTGACTAATATACAGCATATCACGCTAATTGCTATAATTATCATCTTAGCTCTGACCGGCGTTTTTGGGATAACCAGCAGGTATTCATCGATGAAAGCCTATGGGTATCTATATTTTATCTGTTCTGTCCTTTTTACTTATATGGCCTTAGTATTTATTTGGTAGATTAGTTGGAGGGATACGTATTCAATTAGTGAGGTGGAGCTATTCCCGACGAAAAGTCGTACGAGGTTATTTTGATAAGTTTCCCAACTCAGTGATTTATTTTCGCAGGATAAAAACATTTTACATTCTACATTCGCTGGACTGGAATGCGCAGGATCCTTTAGTAACAGACCAAGATCGTGAAGAAATGCAAATTTTGTTAAATAGAGAATTAGGTAGAGAATATGATTATTTACATAGAAAATCGAGAAGCAGTTAACTGCTTCTCGATTTTTTCCATTAACTGAAGGATTCCCAGGCAGCATGCATACCGGCTACCCGCCCTGTTACCATTGCCGCAGTAATATTATAACCTCCCGTGTACCCGTGAATATCCAAAATTTCGCCGCAAAAGTATAATCCATCCATTAATTTGGATTGCATCGTATTCGGAATAATTTCTTTGATGGAGACACCTCCACCCGTAACAAAAGCCTTTTCAATCGGTTGTGAGTCATATACCTGTACTTGAAAATGCTTAAGCATCTTAAGAAAGTTCTGCAGCTTCTGATTTGAAAGATTTGCGGCTTTGTCTTCAGGAAGAATCTCTGCCTTCTCCAATGTGTAGTCCAATAATCGTTCCGGCACAAGTCCTTTCACAAGGTTTCTGAACGCTTTCCTTGGCTGTTCCCGGGTTTTGCTTTGAAGACTGTTGAACAATTCCTGTTCATGTTCAGACGGAAGGCAGTCAATCTCTAGAGTGACGGGACAATTCCCTTTCATAAATTCCTTCACAGCGTATTGAGAGCACCTAAGGATCGCTGGCCCCGATAAGCCGAAATGAGTAAATAACATATCCATTTGGTGGCTGACAATCTCTTTGCCTTTTGGATTAAGAACAGAAACTTTTACGTCTCGCAGTGAAAGACCTTGAAGTCGTTTTTCTTTAATAAAAGGATCTTTAGAGAGCAGAGGGACTTCAGTCGGAAAAATTTTAGTAATCGAGTGGCCGGCTTTTTTTGCCCATGCATAACCGTCTCCTGTAGAACCTGTGTGAGGTACGGCTTTGCCTCCCACAGCTAAAACAACAACCTTTGTTTTAACAATCATATTGTTTTTTAATAAAATGCTGTGCTCATTATTTCCGAATTCTATTGATTCAACAGGCGTGTCCGTTCGAATTTCTACCGAAAGTTCACTTAATCTGTTAAGAAGGCTGTTTACCACATCTTTTGCTTTGTTGCTGACCGGAAACATGCGTCCGTGATCTTCTTCCTTTAACGCAACACCTAATCCTTCAAAAAAATCAATGATATCAAAATTATTAAAGACAGAAAACGGACTGTATAAAAACTTTCCATTGCCTGGGATATGTTTGATGACTTCCTCCTCCGGAAGACGATTGGTAACATTACATCTTCCTCCACCAGAGATAGCGAGCTTTTTTCCTAACTTATTCCCTTTATCGAGCAGCAGAGTACGGGCTCCTTGCTCGGCAGCTGCGATGGCAGCCATGAGGCCTGAGGGACCTCCTCCAATTATGGTGACGTCATAGGTCATGGGAGGGACTTCCTTTCTTTTTAGCACTAAAACACTTGTTACTTCCTTATTTATGATAAAATAGATGCGGTCGATTCTACAAAAAAATTGAAGGTGAAACTAACATTATGTCGAAAATTCTAAAAGGCACGATGCTTTTGACAGGAGCTACTTTTCTGTCGAAGCTTTTAGGAATGATTTACACAATTCCATTTGCACAAATGGTAGGTCCGGAGGGAACGGATCTCTATTTTTACGCTTATACACCTTATAATATCTTATTAAGTGTTTCAACGCTTGGCGTTCCATTAGCCGTATCTAAATTTGTGTCTAAGTATAATTCGCTTGGCGATTATCAAACTAGCAGAAGAATACTAAGAACGGGTATACAGCTTATGGCTGTATCCGGTCTCATTGCTTTTCTAGTCTTATTCTTTGCTGCCAAGCAAATGGCGATTTGGACGCTGTCAGATGGAGCAAGTCCCCAATATATTGAAGATACAGCTATGGTTATCCGGATGGTGAGCTTTGCTCTCATAATAATTCCAAGTATGAGTATTGTAAGGGGATTTTTCCAGGGAAACGAATCGATGGGGCCAACTGCAGTTTCCCAGGTTGTTGAACAAATCATCCGTATAGTTTTTCTATTAATCGCTGTATTTATTATCCAGTATGTCATAAAGGGCTCGCTGACTATGTCGGTAGGATTTGCAACGTTTGCAGCTTTTGTAGGAGGTTTAGCTTCTATTGCTGTGCTTTACACTTACTGGGTAAAGCGCAAGCCTCACTTGGATCGATTGCTTTCCCAGCAGGAATATACGTATGACATAACCAAAGCCTCGATGATAAAGGAATTGTTAGGCTATGCAGGCCCTTTTGTACTTGTTGGGATTGCGACCCCGCTTTATCAATTCGTTGATCAAATGACTTTTAACGATGCAATGGCAGCAGCAGGGCTGAGTGATTTAGCAGAAGGTTCTATTTCTGCTATTAACTTCCTTAGTCATAAACTTGTCATTATTCCTGTTACTCTAGGGATTGGATTATCATTGGCGATTCTGCCAGCCATAACGAAGGCTTTTACGAACGATCAAAAGCCGCAGTTATTTAGACAAATTAACCAGGCACTCCAAATTGTAGCCTTGTTGATTGTTCCGGCTATTGTCGGCTTGTCCATTGTAGCATACGAAGCTTACGGAACATTCTATGGGATGGAGAAATTGAGCTACTATGGAGGGTTGTTACGGTGGTATGCACCGGTCGGTTTGTTTTTTGCCCTTTATACTGTAACAGCTTCCATTTTACAAGGGATTAATCGGCAGAACTTTGCTGTCATCAGCCTTGGCACAGGACTTCTGATCAAGATATGTACAAATTCGTGGCTTGTTCTATTATTAGGTGCAAAAGGCGCTATTGTGGCCACAGGTCTGGCGGTGGCTTCCGCTGTAATATTAAATCTTTATAAGATCAAACAAGCGATCAATTTTTCGTATCGGCAATTATTTAAACGCACGCTGTTAATATTAATACTGACTGTAATTATGGGAGCCAGCGTCTGGCTGGTGAAATGGCTGTTAGGATTAGGGTTGGATCCTATGCAAAATCGTATACACGCCCTCCTTACACTTGTTTTAAGTGTAACAGCTGGAGCCATTGTATATTTGTATCTTTCTTATAGGACAACGCTGCTTGAACGTATTTTAGGTGGCAGAATTTCGAAACTTGACAGATGGTTGAAACGCAAGTAAGGAGAGTTGATGATGAGGATTGATAAATTACTGGCCAATATGGGTTACGGAACGCGTAAAGAAGTAAAAGCTCTTTTAAAAGGAGGAAGTGTGCGAGTAAATGGACAGCCTGAAAAGAGTGCGAAGACCCATGTGAACCCTGATGAAGATGAGGTCACGGTTCATGGAGAAACGGTCGAATATAAAGATTATATTTATTTAATGATGAATAAGCCTGGGGATTTAATTTCTGCTACAGAGGATGCCAATGACATGACGGTGATTGATATTCTTCAGCCCGAGGACCAGGTGTTTCAGCCTTTTCCCGTAGGAAGACTTGATAAAGATACAGAAGGACTTTTGTTAATTACAAATGATGGAAAGTTATCCCATAAGCTCACTTCCCCGAAGAAAGATGTCGGAAAGACTTACTATGCTGTCATTAAGGGCACTGTTGATGATAAGGATGTAGAAGACTTTAAGAATGGCATTAAGCTTGAGGATGGCTATGTAACCAAACCGGCGGAATTGAAAATTCTCAGCGCTGAAGCTCAATCTGAAATAGAAATAACGATTACAGAAGGAAAGTTTCACCAGGTGAAAAGAATGTTCGAAGCGGTGGATAAACGGGTGACTTATTTAAAACGGATAAGAATGGGTGATTTAGCGCTGGATCCTACGCTGGAACTAGGAGAATATCGGGAATTGAGAGAAGAAGAGCTTGACTATCTTCTTTCCTTAACACACTTAAGTCAATAAAAAACACCCGGATTATCATCCGGGTGGTATATACATAAGTTTAGGATATTTTCACTTTTTTATGAGTCGTCGTCCACTTTCCACGGTTTGGGCTTGCCACAAGACCGTTATATTCCAAAATGCTTAAGTCCCTTTGCATGGTTCGGTCTGTAATGCCGAATTCATCAGCTAGCTGGTTGGTTGTAACTGTCCCCTGTTCTCTAATATAAAGGTAAACAGCTTTAATCCGAGTAAGCATACGGGATGATGGATGATTCAAAAAACCACTCCTTAATTATCATTCGTTGGAATTTGTGGGGCTAGTGAATCCTATGAAGTTGTCTTTATTTTAACGTAAAGATATTTCATTCGCTACAAAGTTGCACCTATTTTACTGATAATTCATTAAATTTACAAACATTTAAAAATAGGAGGACGAAAAATGGCAATACTAAGAAAATTATTACTTAAAATGGTCAGAGTTAATAATTATGTATTATTTATTTCCAGTGCCGTCCTTGTTTTATTCACTTCTTTTCTAATCGTTGTTGTAGAAAATCAAACCTTTCCTACATTTTTTGATGGTTTCTGGTGGGTGATGACTACGGTTACAACAGTTGGATATGGAGACTATTTCCCGGTTACTGCAGCTGGGAGAATCATTGCGATCGTGCTCTATATAGTGGGAATCGGTTTAATTGGAGTTGTTATTGGCAAAATTATCGACGGTCTTGCTGTGTTTCGAAAAAAACGTTTGGAGGGAGATATCGTGTTTAAAGGATCAGGACATTTCATAATTATCGGCTGGTCGCAAAAAGCCCAGTTTGCCGTGAAAGAAATGGTGGAAACGGAAGAAAATGTTGAAATTGTGATTATTGACGAGCTGCCAGAAGCCCCCATCCTTACGGAAAATATTCATTACTTAAAAGGCAACGCTTCTGAAGAAGAAACACTGTTAAATGCCAATGTCAAAGAAGCCCGATCCGTGCTCATTTTTGCGGAGGATCAGCTGTCTAACGATCAGTTAATTGATGGGAAGACACTTCTTATTGCCTCTACCATCGAATCTTTATCCTCACACGTTCATACCGTTGTTGAAATCATGGAAGAACGGCATATTAAAAACTTTAAACATGTGAATGTGGATGAATTTATCATTTCAAATGAAACGATTTCTTCCCTTGCTGTACGCTCGGCTTTTCGTAAAGGTGTCTCAGGTATATATGGACAATTGCTTAGACGCTCAGTGGGAGATGATTTGTATCACGTACCCGTGAATAAAAACTGGAGAACGTACCGGGATGCTTTTCAAGCACTGATTTCACAAGGGGCCACTCTAATTGCTGACAGAAATGATTTGACTATCAACCGTAAACTGGATCATGACCTCCCGGAACATGCAGAACTTTATGTGGTGTGTGATAAACATACGTATGAAAAAATTATGAAGGCTGGTGCAATTTTATGAATTTTGAGAAGCAGAGCCGCTCGTATGAGAAGGAATTTATTCAAAACGTCTCCAAGTTATTAGTAATTCCTAGCATATATGAAGAGGATAAAAACTATCCATACGGAAAACCCATCCATGAGGCTTTAACAACTATGCTTAACATTGGAAAGGAAGATGGATTCAAGGTAAAAGATGTCGACGGGCACGCGGGACATATTGAATTTGGAGAAGGGGAAGAAGTCATTGGAATCTTAGGCCATTTAGATGTAGTCCCTCCAGGGGAAGGGTGGTCTACTGAACCATTTACACCGGAATTAAAAGACGGAAAATTGTATGCAAGGGGAGCACAAGATGATAAAGGACCAGTCGTAGCCGCTTATATGGCTATGAAGCTTCTGAAAAATGAAGGGTTTCAGCCGAAGAAAAAAGTCAGACTCATTTTAGGGACGGATGAAGAAAGAGACTGGAAAGGGATAGAACATTACTTCTCACAAGAAGAAATGCCTGTATTTGGCTTCTCACCAGATGCTGCGTTCCCTGTCATCCACGCAGAAAAAGGGTTAATCGATGGTTATTTTACTTTTAGCTCAAACAAACCATCCGCTGGTAAGGAAGCAATTGAACTCATCTCGATCGAGGCTGGTGACCGTTTGAATATGGTCCCAGACTATGCAGAGGCAATTCTATCAACGTCTAAGGATATTCCATCTATGCTTGAAGGCTTTCTTTCTAAAAGTGAGGCAGATGGAAAAACCGTCGTAAAAGAAGGTAGATTTCACGTCTCGATAGAAGGAAAATCTGTGCATCCCAGCAAACCAGCCCAAGGCGTAAATGCTATCGTTGAATTGTTACGTTTTCTAAAAGATCTTCCTATTAAGGAATCACTGCTATTTCAATCTTTATACAGTTCTTTTTCGAGCACCTCAGGAGAACAGGCTGGATTGGCCTTACAGGATAATGTGTCTGGTTCGTTGACTTTGAATCTTGGATCTTTGACGTACTCGACTCCTTCTTCGTTAAAACTGGGAATCAATCTTCGTTATCCGGTGACAGAAAGAGGAGAGGATGTAATCAAGCTCCTTCAACAAATTGCTGATAACCATGAAGGTTCCTTTGAATTGTATGATCATTTAGCACCGTTATATGTGGAAAAAGATCATCCCTATGTCGAAACGCTAATGAACGTCTATAATAAAACGGTTACTAACAAGGCAGAACCAGTGGCTATCGGAGGTGCTACGTACGCCAGGGTACTGGAAACTGGCGTAGCCTTTGGAGCGCTATTTGAAGAAAGTCCAGATACGGCCCATCAAAAGGATGAGCATGTACGGATAAAAGATATGGTAAAATCGATTGCTATTTACGCAGATGCCATCTATCAACTTACGAAATAAAAGGACAAAGTTATTTCGTCTAGACGTTTCCCTAAGGGAAAAGCCTGCTGTTGTAAATCGTACAATTGTTCATAAATTCCTTTTCGAAAGGAGAATAACTTTAATGAATTCGCCGCACTATTTTATTGGAATCTCTGTATCCTCCAAGGTAAGAAAAATGCTGCAATTATGGCAGAGTGATTTAAGACGTCATATGACGTATAAAGTGTGGACACATCCTGATGATTTTCATATTACAGTGAAATTTCTCGGTGCATGCACCGATGATAAGATAGAGGAATGGAAAAATCGTTTTAGTGAATTCAAGGACCAAAGTTTTTCAGTAAAAGTTGGGCCAGCAGCGGGCTTTGGAAAAAAAGAGCACCCAAGAGTAGTTCATGCAGAAGTTAGCAGACATTCTGAGCTAATGAACCTAAAAAGCCAGGTAGAACAAATAGGCGTTGAACTAGGGTTTCCAATAGAAAAAAGGGCGTACCATCCGCATGTGACCCTCGCAAAAAAATGGGTGGCCGGCAATTTACCGTTTGAAATGAACAATCCAAATCCAGACTACAGTCAAGTGACGGAAATGGAAGTAGAAAGCCTAAACTTATTTCAAATCCATCCCGCAGAACTGCCAAAGTATGAACCGATTTGTAAATACGGATTTGAAAACGTTGAGGAGGGATAAGCTTGGCGCAACTAATAAAGTTGTCGGATTATATCTCAAGGTACGAAGTGAACATTTATCAATATCCAAGTAAATTTATTCGATTAAAACAGGAAAACTGGAAGAAAATGAAAGGGCTTTGGGAGCACGGACGTTCATTAGATGAGCCTAGTCAAAAGGATAACACCCCGCTGAGCATTTGGAAGAAAATTTCAGGAAGAAAAGAAGAGTTAGAGAAAGATTTAGACATTCGTGAAGAACTTCCTGAAAACCTTTCAGACCTCAAGCAATATTTCTTAGATGGACTGTTTCCTTTTCAGCTAAAATGGGCATCGACAACATTGATGCAGAAATCTTTCTTACATAAGTCTTACCATCAAGATGAAATTTTAAAGTTTTTTTTGCAGCGTTTTCCTGACAGCTATTTAATTATGTATAAACCTGTAGTAGAAATGAAAAATGCAAAAATGGATGCAGAAGTCATTTTAATAGGACCTGCCAGTATTGAAATTATTCATTATCTTTCTCTTCCGCTTGCAGGCAAAGTTCATCCCTCCAGTGAGAAAATGTGGAAAGTTGAAGAACGAGGCAATATGTCCAAAATCTTAAGTCCTCTTCTTTCACTGCACAGGTCAGAAACTTATGTGCGTAGTGTATTAAATCAATATCATATTGATTTTCCTTATCACAAAGTGGTACTAGCACCAGAGCTCACATTTGAAGAAGTACAAGAACCCTTCAACACTTCCTTCATAGATGAGTCCCGTTATTCTGAATGGTTGTACGGAAAGCGAAAACCAGCCTCTCCCTTGAAGCACGAGCAGTTAAAAGCGGCTGAGGTACTTCTGCAGCATTCGATGACAACTGCAGTTAAACGGCCGGAATGGGAGGAGGAGGAAGATTCTACGGATGAATGAGCTTATCTTGAGGGTAAGGCTTTGGTTTTCCGATAAAGTATCCTTGGCCATAGTCGATATCGTGAGCTTTTAACCAGTTCCATTCCTCCATAGTTTCAATCCCTTCAGCAAGCACCTTAATATTCAAGGTTTGAGCGCGATCCATAACATTGTAAAGAAATTTCTGGTTTGCTTCATCCTGATTACAATTACGTACATAGGAACGGTCAATTTTTAATATATCGGGCTGAATAAGGCTAAGCATGTCAAGTGTACTGTAGCCTGTCCCTACATCATCCAGAGCCACTTTCATTCCTGAGGCCTGATATGTATCAAGAATCGATTTTAAATGAGGTACATCGGTTATTTTTTCAGACTCAACTACTTCGAACACTAAATCCTCTGGATTAACATTAAATTCTTTAACAATTTGAAACGTATGCTGAAGACAGAATTCCGGGACGTAAATCGTAGATGGGAGAAAATTGATAAACATTTTCTGTCCTTCTGAAAGATATTGGGCTTTTTTCTTTACAGCCGTCCGTCTTGCTTTTTGGTCGAGCATGGAGTGCAGGCCGGAGCGGTGGGCAAACGAAAACAACATACCTGGGTCAATATCCTTGTAGCTAGTGCGAAGCAATGCTTCGTACCCAAAGATTGAGTTTGACTTCATATCAAGAATCGGCTGAAAGTAAGAAGTAAAATCAGACTGGTGAATAATCTCTGCGAGTTCAGGATGTTCTAATCGCTCAAAGAGATGACGGAGTGTTATCGGGAAAATATGGGCAGATGCATCAAGTACATAAATCCATTCCTCCGGCTCTTTTTTTGTGATTAATGATTTCAAAACGTTTTGAAGCTGTGTTTTTGTTTCGTATGTAATGACCTTGGAGTTCTTCATTTCTGATAGAGCAGCCGAGCTGACAGCCACATCTCGGTCAAATAATGAGGGAAGATCAAAAAGTAATGCCCCGCTTTCAGGGATAGAAACAGCTGTTCCACAAAATTGACAGTCCACGCCCATGAAATAACCCCTCCTTTATAAATAATAGTATAATATAGCAGGAGGTTTGTTGTATAATATTATGGCAAAGTCATAGGAGAAATGTCGGATGTATATTATAATTGTAAATCCGGAAGCAGGTCAAAAGTCAGCAGACAAACTGTTTCAAAAGATCCAAAAAGAACCCTTATTCAAAAGTAAAAACTGCCGCTCTTTTTACACATCATACAAGGGGCATGCAGAGAAGCTGACAAGGCAGCTCATAGAGATACATAAAGAAGTCCTCCAATGTGTAATCGTCATCGGAGGAGATGGGACCTTTCATGAAGTGATCAATGGCCTTAAAGAAAATCCTGAGTTTCCAGTTGCTTTTATCCCAGCAGGCTCAGGAAATGATTTCTCAAGAGGGATTTCAAGCAGTCAAGATGGAGTAGAGCTGTTTCGCAGCATTGTAGTGACTCCACAGATAATAAGGGTCAACCATGGCTCTTACCGGTTACAACAAAGCAGTCGTACTGGTAAAAGAGTGTTTGCGAACAGTATTGGGTTTGGTTTGGATGGAAAAGTTGTGGAAGTGGCAAATAACCCTTTATTTCGTAAATGGTTGAGGCGGTTTCACTTGAGTTCATTCCGTTATATTTTTGCCTTGCTTAAAGTCCTCCCAAAGTATAAACCTATTCAGGTTGATTTGAAGATAGATGGCAGAAAATTATCGTTAGGAAAAGCTTCCCTCCTTTCTATTACCAACCACCCCTTTTACGGTAAGGGGATGAAAATTGCTCCAGGAGCACATATAATGAGCCCCCGCTTTAAAGTAGTGCTCATTAAGCCATTAAAAAAGTGGAAGCTGCTCATGTTTTTTCTGTTAGTTTTCACCGGACAGCATACGAAACTAAAAGAAGTGAGTCTAATGGATGCGGAATCAGTCGAAGTATTTTCCTCTTCGCCGCTTCCTTATCAAGCAGACGGTCAGCATGGAGCTACTTTTTATTGCAAAATCGATAAAGCAGAAGTGCCGCTTACAGTCATGAAGGGGTAACACTTCCTCTTGAAAGACATTTCATGAATAAGTTACTCTTATTTGTGGTACATCAACATTGGAATCTTTGATTATGGTTAATTGCTAAAATAGGATATAATAAGTTAGATAACTACGTGAGGTAATCACAAGAAGATTTGAGGAATTGAAGGTGAATTGGTTGGAGCATATACTTGGAGATAATTGGACAATTACCCCTGCAGGAGGGTCTACAGGAGAGGCTTACTATGCCCACACAGAGGGTAAACGTTTGTTCTTAAAGCGTAATTCCTCGCCATTTCTTGCTGTCCTTTCTGCCGAAGGAATCGTACCCAAGCTTGTTTGGACCAAACGACTGGAAAATGGCGACGTGATTACAGCACAGGAATGGCTGGAAGGTCAGGAATTAAATACAGAATCGATGAAGCATCCACGTGTAGCTGCTTTATTGAGTAAAATCCACCATTCTACGGAATTATTAGATATGCTCATGCGCTTAGGCAAGCATCCTTTAACTCCAGATGAAATATTAAGAGATCTTAAAGAGAATCAGAGAATCCTTGACCAGGTGGATCCAAGCATTGAAATTCATCAAGCGTTAAAGTTTCTTGAAAAACATGTGGTTGAAGTGCATCATGATGTCCAAGTGGTCTGTCATTGTGATACGAATCATAACAACTGGCTGCTCTCAAGTGATGATCAGTTGTATCTTATTGATTGGGATAATGCTATGGTTGCAGACCCTGCATTGGATTTGGGCATGCTTCTACATACGTACATTCCTAAAGAAGACTGGAAACAATGGCTTGAGCAGTATGGGATTGTACCAGACGGGCACCTGTATGAACGGATGATCTGGTATGCGGTTTCTCAAGCTCTTTCTTTTATTCAGTGGCATAAGATGCGTGGGGAATATGATGAGGCATCCATTCGTACCGAGTCTCTTAAAAGGTTAATGATCCGTCAGGGAATCATATAAAAAAACGTTGCTGAGCAGTCAGCAACGTTTTTTTATCTAGTATAGGATTATTGGGAGGCTGGGGAATATCTCAATTTTTTCTCCCGTACTTCTGAACTTGTTTTCTCTGATAGTTTTTCTAAAGGGTAGACGAATAGAGCATATCCTGCAAATAGAAAAGAAAAAATGGCCAGTACGGTAATCTCAAATATTCCGGTTATCAATTTCATTCAGATTATTCACTCCCATAATTTATAATTTCACACGGTTATTATCATAATGCAGGAAACGCTTACATACCAACGAGCTGTTTTAGACATTACTCCTCATTACCCGGCTTCCTGATGGATTGAATGAACATATCTCCCGTATAAGTACTTATAAGTCTATATAGGACTATATCGTTACGTATTCTTTTGATTTTATAAAAAATTTTTATCTTAAAGGAATTCATGGTACTATTTTTAACGAAACGAAGGAGGAATAGATTTACATGCGTTTAAGAAATAAACCCTGGGCAGACGATTTCATGAAGGAAAATAACCATATAGTTGTTCAAGATCCTTTTTCCGTAAGAGGAAAGTGGAAGCAGTTATACGAAAAACAACAAAACCCTTTGCATTTAGAAATAGGAACTGGCAAAGGCGGGTTTATTTCGGGAATGGGAAAGCAGCATCCGGAATTAAATTTTGTCGGTGTCGAAATCGTGAAAAGTGTCATCGTAGGAGCTCTTAAAAAAGTCATCGACGCAGAAGTTTCTAATGTCAGACTGGTAAATGAGAACGCGAAAGACTTACGGGAACTATTCTCTGAGAATGAAATTGACCATGTTTATCTCAACTTCTCAGATCCTTGGCCCAAAAATCGTCATGAAAAAAGAAGACTCACTTTTTCTACCTTTCTAGAACAGTATGAAGAAATTCTAATCCCTAATGGAGAACTTACTCTTAAAACAGACAATCGTGGTTTCTTTGAATATTCTCTTATCAGCTTTTCCAATTATGGGATGACTTTGGAAGATGTGTCTCTTGATTTACACGCCGATGAGGATCCATTAAATGTGGCAACAGAATACGAAGAAAAATTCAAAGCGAAGGGTCAGCCTATTTATCGATGCCGGGCAAGGTTCTCAAGCTGATAGCGTTTTCACTCTATGATAAACTATGGTTATAGTTTGAAAAGGGAGGCTTTGGATTGTGGAAACTCTAACCATTGGGAGAGCCAAATTAACTTGGCTAAATGGCGGGGTCACCCATATGGACGGAGGTGCGATGTTTGGTGTCGTACCTAAACCATTGTG
This Halobacillus salinarum DNA region includes the following protein-coding sequences:
- the thpR gene encoding RNA 2',3'-cyclic phosphodiesterase, yielding MNSPHYFIGISVSSKVRKMLQLWQSDLRRHMTYKVWTHPDDFHITVKFLGACTDDKIEEWKNRFSEFKDQSFSVKVGPAAGFGKKEHPRVVHAEVSRHSELMNLKSQVEQIGVELGFPIEKRAYHPHVTLAKKWVAGNLPFEMNNPNPDYSQVTEMEVESLNLFQIHPAELPKYEPICKYGFENVEEG
- a CDS encoding NERD domain-containing protein — encoded protein: MAQLIKLSDYISRYEVNIYQYPSKFIRLKQENWKKMKGLWEHGRSLDEPSQKDNTPLSIWKKISGRKEELEKDLDIREELPENLSDLKQYFLDGLFPFQLKWASTTLMQKSFLHKSYHQDEILKFFLQRFPDSYLIMYKPVVEMKNAKMDAEVILIGPASIEIIHYLSLPLAGKVHPSSEKMWKVEERGNMSKILSPLLSLHRSETYVRSVLNQYHIDFPYHKVVLAPELTFEEVQEPFNTSFIDESRYSEWLYGKRKPASPLKHEQLKAAEVLLQHSMTTAVKRPEWEEEEDSTDE
- a CDS encoding EAL domain-containing protein translates to MGVDCQFCGTAVSIPESGALLFDLPSLFDRDVAVSSAALSEMKNSKVITYETKTQLQNVLKSLITKKEPEEWIYVLDASAHIFPITLRHLFERLEHPELAEIIHQSDFTSYFQPILDMKSNSIFGYEALLRTSYKDIDPGMLFSFAHRSGLHSMLDQKARRTAVKKKAQYLSEGQKMFINFLPSTIYVPEFCLQHTFQIVKEFNVNPEDLVFEVVESEKITDVPHLKSILDTYQASGMKVALDDVGTGYSTLDMLSLIQPDILKIDRSYVRNCNQDEANQKFLYNVMDRAQTLNIKVLAEGIETMEEWNWLKAHDIDYGQGYFIGKPKPYPQDKLIHP
- a CDS encoding diacylglycerol/lipid kinase family protein, encoding MYIIIVNPEAGQKSADKLFQKIQKEPLFKSKNCRSFYTSYKGHAEKLTRQLIEIHKEVLQCVIVIGGDGTFHEVINGLKENPEFPVAFIPAGSGNDFSRGISSSQDGVELFRSIVVTPQIIRVNHGSYRLQQSSRTGKRVFANSIGFGLDGKVVEVANNPLFRKWLRRFHLSSFRYIFALLKVLPKYKPIQVDLKIDGRKLSLGKASLLSITNHPFYGKGMKIAPGAHIMSPRFKVVLIKPLKKWKLLMFFLLVFTGQHTKLKEVSLMDAESVEVFSSSPLPYQADGQHGATFYCKIDKAEVPLTVMKG
- a CDS encoding phosphotransferase family protein translates to MKVNWLEHILGDNWTITPAGGSTGEAYYAHTEGKRLFLKRNSSPFLAVLSAEGIVPKLVWTKRLENGDVITAQEWLEGQELNTESMKHPRVAALLSKIHHSTELLDMLMRLGKHPLTPDEILRDLKENQRILDQVDPSIEIHQALKFLEKHVVEVHHDVQVVCHCDTNHNNWLLSSDDQLYLIDWDNAMVADPALDLGMLLHTYIPKEDWKQWLEQYGIVPDGHLYERMIWYAVSQALSFIQWHKMRGEYDEASIRTESLKRLMIRQGII
- the trmB gene encoding tRNA (guanosine(46)-N7)-methyltransferase TrmB; this translates as MRLRNKPWADDFMKENNHIVVQDPFSVRGKWKQLYEKQQNPLHLEIGTGKGGFISGMGKQHPELNFVGVEIVKSVIVGALKKVIDAEVSNVRLVNENAKDLRELFSENEIDHVYLNFSDPWPKNRHEKRRLTFSTFLEQYEEILIPNGELTLKTDNRGFFEYSLISFSNYGMTLEDVSLDLHADEDPLNVATEYEEKFKAKGQPIYRCRARFSS